A single genomic interval of halophilic archaeon DL31 harbors:
- a CDS encoding Cupin 2 conserved barrel domain protein (PFAM: Cupin 2, conserved barrel~KEGG: hma:rrnAC2718 hypothetical protein) has translation MEHASVDNVDMDGPAGSLGLSESLGLTDFAINHYSLAPGEEFSGGLHTHLDQEEAFYIISGTATFEFTDEPLGETETVEVGPDEAVRFAPGEYQTGQNEGDEPVEALAFGAPEGSEDVRVPGPCEDCGEEALQLRFEDDELVAFCPECGAGAGS, from the coding sequence ATGGAACACGCCTCAGTCGACAATGTCGACATGGACGGACCGGCTGGCAGTCTCGGCCTCTCTGAATCGCTGGGCCTCACTGATTTCGCCATAAACCACTACAGCCTCGCCCCGGGCGAGGAGTTCTCGGGTGGCCTCCACACCCATCTCGACCAGGAGGAAGCGTTCTACATCATCTCGGGAACGGCGACGTTCGAGTTCACAGACGAGCCTCTCGGCGAGACCGAGACGGTCGAAGTGGGCCCTGACGAGGCAGTTCGGTTCGCACCCGGCGAGTACCAGACGGGACAGAACGAAGGCGACGAGCCTGTCGAAGCGCTCGCCTTCGGTGCGCCGGAGGGGAGCGAGGACGTGCGAGTTCCGGGCCCCTGCGAAGACTGCGGTGAGGAAGCACTGCAACTGCGGTTCGAAGACGACGAGCTTGTCGCGTTCTGTCCGGAATGCGGTGCTGGCGCTGGCTCGTAA
- a CDS encoding peptidase M20 (PFAM: Peptidase M20; Peptidase M20, dimerisation~KEGG: bco:Bcell_1278 peptidase M20), with product MPTPIHERPGDLLSELIQFETVNPPGDERACIEYIDGLLTEAGLETETLAADPERPNLLARLPGTSEAPPLLMQGHVDVVPTEGQEWEEPPFEGVQKDGYIWGRGALDMKGAVAMMVTTMLRAAEEGFQPAGDVLLLVLSDEETGGDMGAKYLVENHPDWFADVEYAIGEFGGFPLRIDGTEFYPIQVAEKRVCWLEATVTGRGGHASRPHRDGTMNKLGTVLTRLTANRLPVHITPPAREFIEAMAEQAAPDRAEQLRGLLDPERTDEILDDLGPVAERLDPMLHNTVSPTVVNGGGKVNVHPAEIDLRLDARLLPGASPEEFLEEVWELLGDVEGVEFEVVRFDGGDDGDIDMGLFDVLSDAITANHPDAVPVPFLLTGGTDGRFFEQLGIQPYGYTPLRLPEGFEFNSLVHAANERVPESAIEFGADALSQVIRQYGAE from the coding sequence ATGCCGACGCCAATCCACGAACGGCCTGGTGACCTCCTCTCAGAGTTGATTCAGTTCGAGACGGTGAACCCACCAGGTGACGAGCGCGCCTGTATCGAGTACATCGACGGCCTGCTGACCGAGGCGGGGCTCGAAACCGAGACACTCGCAGCCGACCCCGAGCGGCCGAACCTCCTTGCGCGCCTGCCCGGCACGAGCGAGGCGCCGCCGTTGCTCATGCAGGGCCACGTCGACGTGGTTCCCACGGAGGGTCAGGAGTGGGAGGAACCGCCGTTCGAGGGCGTCCAGAAAGACGGCTACATCTGGGGCCGCGGCGCGCTGGACATGAAGGGTGCCGTCGCGATGATGGTGACCACAATGCTACGGGCCGCCGAGGAGGGGTTCCAGCCCGCCGGAGACGTGCTCCTACTCGTGCTTTCCGACGAGGAGACGGGCGGCGACATGGGCGCGAAATATCTCGTCGAGAACCACCCCGACTGGTTCGCGGACGTCGAGTACGCCATCGGCGAGTTCGGTGGCTTCCCACTGCGAATCGACGGCACCGAGTTCTACCCGATTCAGGTGGCCGAGAAGCGGGTCTGCTGGCTGGAGGCGACTGTCACTGGCCGGGGCGGCCACGCCTCACGACCCCACCGCGACGGCACGATGAACAAACTGGGAACGGTTCTGACCCGGCTGACCGCGAACCGGCTTCCGGTCCACATCACACCGCCCGCACGGGAGTTCATTGAGGCGATGGCCGAGCAGGCGGCGCCCGACAGAGCCGAACAACTCCGCGGTCTGCTGGACCCCGAACGGACCGACGAGATACTTGATGACCTCGGTCCAGTCGCCGAACGACTCGACCCGATGCTCCACAACACGGTGAGTCCGACCGTCGTAAACGGCGGCGGGAAGGTGAACGTTCACCCCGCGGAAATCGACCTGCGGCTGGACGCGCGGTTGCTCCCGGGCGCGAGTCCCGAGGAGTTCCTCGAGGAGGTCTGGGAGCTACTCGGCGACGTGGAAGGTGTAGAGTTCGAGGTTGTGCGGTTCGACGGCGGCGACGACGGCGATATCGATATGGGACTGTTCGACGTGTTGAGCGATGCAATAACCGCCAATCATCCCGACGCAGTCCCCGTCCCGTTCCTGCTCACCGGCGGGACTGACGGGCGTTTCTTCGAGCAGTTGGGCATCCAGCCATACGGCTACACGCCGCTCCGATTGCCCGAGGGGTTCGAGTTCAACTCACTGGTCCACGCAGCCAATGAGCGGGTTCCCGAATCTGCAATCGAGTTCGGTGCCGACGCGCTCTCGCAGGTAATTCGACAGTACGGCGCAGAATAG
- a CDS encoding ATPase associated with various cellular activities AAA_3 (PFAM: ATPase associated with various cellular activities, AAA-3~KEGG: hut:Huta_2421 ATPase associated with various cellular activities AAA_3): MTSDTLSVPEAGERIAAVFDAIQGSVIVRREFLETVLVGVLGRGHVLLEDVPGTGKTLTAQSVADALGLSFSRVQFTPDLLPSDITGTNVFNENDGSFEFRRGPIFANVVLADEINRAPPKTQAALLEAMAEGQVTVEGETYELPDPFFVIATQNPVESEGTFPLPEAQVDRFAVKNSMGYPDRDGEIELLRRRAGRAEQVPSVETVLEDGELAALQAVPESVHVDPDLLSYIADLCRATREDRRVEVGVSPRGTQRLFELARANAVLRGREFVTPDDIKTIARPALAHRLVLTPEAQVNDVSKAAVLEDVLADVPVPTVDRESSA; the protein is encoded by the coding sequence ATGACCAGTGACACGCTGTCGGTCCCCGAGGCAGGCGAGCGGATTGCCGCGGTGTTCGATGCGATACAGGGTTCCGTAATCGTCCGCCGCGAGTTCCTCGAAACAGTGCTCGTTGGCGTGCTCGGGCGGGGCCACGTCCTGCTCGAGGACGTCCCCGGGACGGGCAAGACGCTGACGGCCCAGAGCGTCGCCGACGCGCTCGGGCTCTCGTTCTCCCGCGTCCAGTTCACCCCTGACCTCCTTCCCTCGGACATCACGGGGACCAACGTGTTCAACGAGAACGACGGCAGTTTCGAGTTCCGACGCGGCCCAATCTTCGCCAACGTCGTCCTCGCTGACGAAATCAACCGAGCCCCACCCAAAACCCAGGCTGCGCTGCTGGAGGCGATGGCCGAGGGGCAGGTGACGGTGGAGGGTGAGACCTACGAGCTTCCGGACCCGTTTTTCGTCATCGCGACCCAGAACCCCGTCGAGAGCGAGGGGACGTTCCCGCTCCCGGAGGCCCAGGTCGACCGCTTCGCGGTGAAGAACTCCATGGGCTACCCCGACCGCGACGGCGAAATCGAACTCCTCCGCCGCCGTGCCGGCCGTGCCGAACAGGTGCCGAGCGTCGAGACGGTGCTGGAGGACGGCGAGCTCGCAGCGCTACAGGCTGTCCCTGAGAGTGTGCACGTCGACCCGGACCTGCTCTCCTACATTGCGGACCTCTGCAGAGCGACTCGGGAGGATCGCCGCGTCGAGGTCGGTGTTTCCCCCCGCGGCACCCAGCGGCTGTTCGAACTCGCCCGTGCGAACGCTGTCCTGCGAGGCCGCGAGTTCGTCACGCCCGACGACATCAAAACCATCGCCCGTCCGGCGCTGGCTCACCGTCTCGTGCTCACCCCGGAAGCACAGGTAAACGACGTGTCGAAAGCTGCCGTGCTGGAAGATGTACTTGCCGACGTTCCTGTGCCGACGGTCGACCGTGAATCTTCGGCCTGA
- a CDS encoding Heavy metal transport/detoxification protein (PFAM: Heavy metal transport/detoxification protein~KEGG: hla:Hlac_2844 heavy metal transport/detoxification protein) — MPQNEFSVDGMSCGGCESSVETVVGKLDGVERVGADNESGTVAVDGEYDEASVRNAIEGAGFTVSA, encoded by the coding sequence ATGCCTCAGAACGAATTCAGTGTGGACGGAATGTCGTGTGGTGGCTGCGAATCGAGCGTCGAGACGGTTGTCGGGAAGCTGGATGGTGTCGAACGCGTGGGCGCCGACAACGAGAGCGGAACCGTCGCAGTAGACGGTGAGTACGACGAGGCGTCGGTTCGCAACGCGATCGAGGGGGCGGGGTTCACCGTCTCGGCGTAA
- a CDS encoding hypothetical protein (KEGG: hbo:Hbor_36840 hypothetical protein), translating to MPDENRFAGLSEAEKEEERTDAEPDAAADPAEPDDSEETGPAFEFDQTTAKSIYVREETLELLEDTEFEVEMVLRRNHSIRDPTGREFHDAAVRVLAEHTDEVVDSILAARAGEDEDAED from the coding sequence ATGCCTGACGAGAACCGCTTTGCGGGCCTTTCGGAGGCCGAGAAAGAAGAAGAACGCACGGACGCCGAACCGGACGCAGCTGCGGACCCAGCCGAACCGGACGACTCCGAAGAGACTGGGCCGGCGTTCGAGTTCGACCAGACGACCGCCAAGAGCATCTACGTCCGCGAAGAGACGCTGGAACTGCTCGAGGACACCGAGTTCGAGGTGGAGATGGTGCTTCGCCGGAACCACAGTATCCGCGACCCGACGGGTCGGGAGTTCCACGACGCAGCCGTCCGGGTGCTGGCCGAACACACTGACGAGGTTGTCGACAGTATCCTCGCCGCTCGAGCGGGCGAGGACGAAGACGCCGAGGACTGA
- a CDS encoding Tubulin/FtsZ GTPase (PFAM: Tubulin/FtsZ, GTPase domain~KEGG: hma:rrnB0325 cell division protein): MQLAVLGVGGAGCRLADRLTAAEPDDRPYLASVAAFDTDVESLERLDIDQANRHAFGSTAGSSGDALAVREAAEANALELQQAALDAVPSEAAGVLVTVGVGGATGSGAAPILVDTLREAIDSPVYALTVLPASGEEGIERNARAGLLGLEATVDSQLLFDNDELNAPTERLPDEDAEKGYADANETIAEWTGALFSTGEASVEGGVAEQVVDASELIATFGEGGYATLGYNSQQVRQKQSFFGKLLSSESEPDSIESYSTIETATRRALYRHRSLAGDLTESVRSLLVTTGPPAWLNREAIADARGTVAEETGGSAVRGGDVPIEDGTHLTVLVLCAGMNRPERVIALVTE; this comes from the coding sequence GTGCAACTCGCCGTCCTGGGCGTCGGTGGTGCGGGCTGTCGGTTGGCCGACCGGCTAACCGCGGCCGAACCCGACGACCGTCCGTATCTCGCATCAGTCGCCGCCTTCGACACAGACGTAGAGAGTCTCGAGCGGCTAGATATCGATCAGGCGAACCGCCACGCGTTCGGGAGCACCGCGGGCTCAAGCGGCGACGCGCTCGCCGTCAGGGAGGCTGCCGAAGCCAACGCGCTCGAACTCCAACAAGCCGCCCTCGATGCCGTCCCGAGCGAGGCGGCAGGAGTGCTCGTCACCGTCGGTGTCGGTGGCGCCACTGGGTCGGGCGCGGCGCCCATACTCGTGGACACCCTCCGGGAAGCCATCGACAGTCCGGTCTACGCGCTGACCGTCTTGCCCGCGTCGGGCGAAGAAGGAATCGAGCGCAACGCCCGCGCCGGACTGTTGGGGCTCGAAGCAACGGTGGACTCACAACTCCTGTTCGACAACGACGAACTCAACGCACCCACAGAGCGCCTGCCGGACGAGGACGCGGAGAAGGGCTACGCCGACGCCAACGAAACCATCGCCGAGTGGACGGGTGCGTTGTTCAGCACCGGCGAAGCGAGTGTGGAGGGCGGTGTCGCCGAGCAGGTCGTCGACGCCAGCGAACTCATCGCCACGTTCGGTGAGGGCGGCTACGCCACGCTCGGCTACAACAGCCAGCAGGTCCGGCAGAAGCAGTCCTTCTTCGGGAAGTTGCTCTCAAGCGAGTCCGAACCCGACAGTATCGAGAGCTACAGTACCATCGAGACGGCGACCCGCCGGGCGCTCTACCGCCACCGCTCGCTGGCGGGCGACCTGACGGAATCGGTTCGATCTCTCCTGGTCACGACTGGCCCGCCGGCGTGGCTGAACCGTGAGGCTATTGCCGACGCACGCGGCACCGTTGCCGAGGAGACTGGCGGGAGCGCGGTACGGGGCGGTGACGTCCCAATCGAGGACGGGACCCACCTCACAGTGCTCGTGCTCTGTGCCGGCATGAATCGACCGGAGCGGGTGATTGCGCTGGTGACAGAGTAG
- a CDS encoding alpha/beta hydrolase fold-3 domain protein (KEGG: hla:Hlac_1915 alpha/beta hydrolase fold-3 domain protein): protein MRWQKRTVAALQTTLKFIVVGNPHVGVHAAEIDPAAKAALDRQPFSIPHNRYGLKLLRVVGRLASRYGDHNPPAVGSTRELTIPGPDGALSARLYRPESAAAVPTVVFFHGGGYVFGDLETHDRLARQLTRSSGCALLSVEYRLAPEHPFPAAVEDAYAAVEWAAENRTRLGGGDELAVAGDSAGGTLATICSLMAAERDGPTIEYQALLYPGVAIDEEQESVTQHAGTVLDEADLRYFHNCYFGSEIHERNPYAEPSQADDLSEVAPATVVTAGFDPLRDGGKAYAEQLLHDGVDVTYRNYESLVHGFGTLRGVEAADDAVGEVGRDLQNAL, encoded by the coding sequence GTGCGATGGCAAAAGCGTACTGTCGCCGCCTTGCAAACGACCCTGAAGTTTATCGTTGTCGGGAACCCACACGTCGGTGTGCACGCAGCGGAAATTGACCCAGCGGCGAAGGCAGCGCTGGATCGCCAGCCCTTCTCCATCCCACACAACCGATATGGGCTGAAACTCCTTCGAGTCGTCGGGCGACTCGCGAGCAGGTACGGAGACCACAATCCGCCCGCCGTGGGCTCGACGAGAGAGCTGACGATTCCGGGCCCGGACGGGGCGCTATCAGCCAGATTGTACCGTCCGGAGTCGGCTGCAGCGGTCCCGACAGTCGTGTTCTTTCACGGCGGTGGCTACGTGTTCGGCGACCTGGAAACTCACGACAGGCTCGCCCGCCAGCTCACCCGTTCGAGCGGCTGTGCGCTGCTCTCAGTCGAGTACCGCCTTGCGCCGGAACACCCGTTTCCTGCGGCTGTCGAGGATGCCTATGCTGCCGTGGAGTGGGCGGCCGAGAACCGCACACGCCTGGGTGGTGGGGACGAACTCGCCGTCGCCGGCGACAGCGCGGGCGGCACGCTGGCGACTATCTGCTCACTGATGGCTGCTGAACGCGATGGTCCCACAATTGAGTATCAAGCGCTGCTCTACCCCGGCGTCGCCATCGACGAAGAGCAGGAATCTGTAACGCAACACGCCGGAACTGTTCTCGACGAAGCAGACCTGCGGTACTTCCATAACTGCTACTTCGGGAGTGAGATCCACGAGCGCAACCCCTACGCAGAGCCATCGCAAGCCGACGACCTCTCGGAGGTGGCCCCCGCGACAGTGGTAACTGCGGGGTTCGACCCGCTCCGAGATGGCGGGAAAGCCTACGCCGAGCAGTTACTCCACGATGGGGTCGACGTAACCTACCGGAACTACGAATCGCTGGTCCACGGCTTCGGAACGCTTCGGGGCGTCGAGGCCGCCGATGATGCGGTCGGAGAGGTGGGTCGAGACCTGCAGAACGCGCTGTAA
- a CDS encoding Cobyrinic acid ac-diamide synthase (PFAM: Cobyrinic acid a,c-diamide synthase~KEGG: hvo:HVO_A0003 chromosome partitioning protein ParA family ATPase) yields MGGAISVSLQKGGVGKTTIAINLADALAADDDVLLVDLDQQGNATEGVGLKDEYETDGPHIGDVLTDDDPVDVQEVIVERDRFDVVPAHIDLDEIADRIRNSTFGMLWVRRQIVQPLLEDEYDYVVIDSPPSLGPLSDASLIGAGHVIVPLLMSEPSVSGFERMWDQQIIPIRNEVDLELLAVVPNDLSGNNEERRIIEDLENSPFAEYLPAFGRSEEFDTSGSPGPGIRHRIAFSRAWREGKTLREYDPENDMLKRLDQLADLVKADA; encoded by the coding sequence ATGGGGGGCGCAATCAGCGTCTCGCTCCAGAAAGGGGGCGTCGGGAAAACGACCATCGCAATCAACCTTGCTGACGCGCTCGCGGCCGACGACGACGTCCTACTGGTCGATTTAGACCAGCAAGGCAACGCCACAGAGGGGGTGGGTCTGAAAGACGAGTACGAAACGGACGGTCCCCACATCGGCGACGTACTGACCGACGACGACCCGGTAGACGTGCAGGAGGTCATCGTCGAGCGTGACCGGTTCGACGTCGTGCCGGCCCACATCGACCTGGACGAGATTGCCGACCGTATCCGGAACTCCACCTTCGGCATGCTATGGGTGCGCCGCCAGATCGTCCAACCGCTGCTCGAGGATGAGTACGATTACGTCGTCATCGATTCGCCACCCAGTCTCGGGCCGCTCTCTGACGCGTCGCTCATCGGCGCCGGCCACGTCATCGTACCGCTGCTGATGAGCGAGCCCAGCGTGTCGGGGTTCGAGCGCATGTGGGACCAACAGATCATCCCCATCCGCAATGAAGTTGATCTCGAACTGCTGGCCGTTGTCCCGAACGACCTCTCGGGCAACAACGAGGAGCGCCGCATCATCGAGGACTTGGAGAACTCTCCCTTCGCGGAGTATCTTCCCGCATTTGGGCGCTCCGAGGAGTTCGACACATCGGGCTCGCCCGGCCCGGGAATCCGCCACCGGATCGCGTTCAGTCGGGCCTGGCGGGAGGGCAAGACGCTGCGGGAGTACGACCCAGAGAACGATATGCTCAAGAGACTCGACCAACTGGCCGACCTGGTGAAAGCCGATGCCTGA
- a CDS encoding Formyl-CoA transferase (KEGG: hwa:HQ1940A crotonobetainyl-CoA:carnitine CoA-transferase/alpha-methylacyl-CoA racemase~PFAM: CoA-transferase family III), with the protein MSRIFEDLLVVDLSTFVTGGFCSLMLANQGADVVKVERPGAGDDIRHSGPPFIDGESPYYWTVNYGKRSVELDLKSDAGLAALYELAEEADVFLQNFRPGTADRLGVDYETIKELNDDVVYCSISAFGDTGPWSQRPGYDLLIQGISGIMSVTGEEGGDPVKVGLPQTDLITGMWGAFGISSALYRRKLTGEGDYIDLGMLDSTLPWLTKQAGKSFAGEETQRMGTKDPVLAPYQAFATADGYVNVAALNPKLWRGFCEAIDRPDLLEDPRFAENADRVENMNLLESEIEARLTDRTTDEWMDAFVDAGIPAGPVQAVEDALNNEQTEARGVMTTIERDGQEIPVIEHPLNFDRVDSGFESPPPKLGEHTEQVFSELGIDDERLAEMREEGAFGND; encoded by the coding sequence ATGAGTCGTATCTTCGAGGACCTGCTCGTGGTCGACCTCTCGACGTTCGTGACCGGTGGCTTCTGCTCGCTGATGCTCGCCAATCAAGGCGCAGACGTCGTGAAAGTCGAGCGCCCGGGCGCGGGCGACGATATACGGCACTCCGGCCCACCGTTCATCGACGGCGAGTCGCCGTACTACTGGACCGTCAACTACGGCAAGCGCTCGGTCGAACTCGACCTCAAGAGCGACGCCGGCCTCGCTGCACTCTATGAGCTTGCCGAAGAAGCCGACGTGTTCCTCCAGAACTTCCGGCCCGGTACCGCTGACCGCCTCGGCGTCGATTACGAGACGATCAAAGAGCTGAACGACGACGTGGTCTACTGCTCCATCTCGGCGTTCGGTGACACCGGTCCGTGGAGCCAGCGCCCGGGCTATGACCTCCTCATTCAGGGCATCTCGGGCATCATGTCCGTCACGGGTGAGGAGGGCGGCGACCCCGTGAAAGTGGGACTCCCACAGACGGACCTCATCACAGGGATGTGGGGGGCGTTCGGCATCTCCTCGGCGCTCTACCGCCGCAAACTCACCGGCGAGGGCGACTACATCGATCTCGGGATGCTCGACTCGACGCTCCCGTGGCTGACCAAGCAGGCCGGCAAGAGCTTCGCCGGCGAGGAGACCCAGCGGATGGGCACCAAAGACCCCGTGCTCGCGCCGTATCAGGCGTTCGCGACGGCCGACGGCTACGTCAACGTCGCCGCGCTGAACCCCAAGCTCTGGCGCGGCTTCTGTGAGGCCATCGACCGTCCGGACCTGCTCGAAGACCCCCGCTTCGCTGAGAACGCCGACCGCGTGGAGAATATGAATCTACTCGAATCCGAGATCGAAGCCAGGCTCACCGACCGGACGACCGACGAATGGATGGACGCCTTCGTCGACGCCGGCATCCCCGCTGGCCCGGTCCAAGCGGTCGAGGACGCCCTCAACAATGAACAGACGGAGGCCCGCGGCGTCATGACGACTATCGAGCGCGACGGCCAGGAAATCCCGGTCATCGAACACCCGCTCAACTTCGACCGGGTTGACAGCGGCTTCGAGTCACCGCCGCCGAAACTCGGCGAGCACACCGAGCAGGTGTTTTCTGAGCTCGGTATCGACGACGAGCGGCTGGCGGAGATGCGCGAAGAAGGCGCGTTCGGGAACGACTAA
- a CDS encoding Aldehyde ferredoxin oxidoreductase (PFAM: Aldehyde ferredoxin oxidoreductase, C-terminal; Aldehyde ferredoxin oxidoreductase, N-terminal~KEGG: pfu:PF0346 aldehyde:ferredoxin oxidoreductase~SMART: Aldehyde ferredoxin oxidoreductase, N-terminal) has protein sequence MADSLPSVYGGEILHVYLDRGEAEAEPIDPTTAKQFLGGNGFAAKTVEDHVPTDADALDPENVLTLSVGPMTGTRFQSTSRGVAGFVSPMTGGFFDSTFGGSFPAAQKTTGFDAITLHGKADEPVYVNVTEEGATLEPADELAGFDTYETCEAIREREGIGYDTHVLAAGPAGENEVRYACLLHDGKRREGVAGRGGAGAVLGSKNVKAVAVQEGSFDPEPADFDSLFELANTRTAPLMAETEMLQDYGTSGLVNPINEMGKLGTRNLQTEQSGEVEAEQVSGERLAEEFVTEHTTCTACPVACGKHVAFEEDGEEVEDAKIPEFESLYATATMQEVYDVKRVMKANDLCDRLGLDTISYGVTVAFARECQEKGLLSLEDSPHLEFGDEDGLVELVKDVAHRDGFGDELAGGSFRLAESLAADIEAGERDAEQDPDAFLYGAKGLEFAAHSARGLKGMSIGYATGTRGGSHHDTRPTLQYDGEHEEITEGTAEFAARSQHFTALGDSLTQCRFVQEGGWGKRINDRYRDAINAATGWDLTTEDVEEVGERVYTLERRINVDRGIASRETDTLPRRVMEEPIPDGPAEGMYCPPEELEAMLEEYYAFRGWNEDGSVSAATMERLGLAE, from the coding sequence ATGGCCGACAGTCTCCCCTCAGTTTACGGCGGCGAGATACTCCACGTCTACCTCGACCGCGGCGAAGCCGAGGCAGAGCCGATCGACCCAACGACCGCCAAACAGTTCCTCGGTGGCAACGGGTTCGCCGCGAAGACGGTAGAGGACCACGTCCCGACTGACGCCGACGCGCTCGACCCCGAAAACGTGCTGACGCTCTCAGTCGGCCCGATGACCGGCACACGGTTCCAGTCGACCTCCCGCGGCGTCGCCGGGTTCGTCTCACCAATGACGGGTGGCTTTTTCGACAGCACGTTCGGCGGGAGCTTTCCCGCGGCACAGAAGACAACAGGGTTTGACGCAATCACGCTTCACGGGAAGGCCGATGAACCGGTTTACGTGAACGTGACCGAGGAGGGCGCAACGCTTGAACCCGCCGACGAGCTGGCTGGGTTCGACACCTACGAGACGTGCGAGGCGATTCGCGAGCGAGAGGGAATCGGCTACGACACGCACGTCCTCGCAGCTGGGCCCGCGGGTGAGAACGAAGTCCGGTACGCCTGCCTACTCCACGACGGGAAGCGCCGTGAGGGCGTCGCCGGCCGTGGTGGAGCGGGCGCCGTGTTGGGTTCGAAGAACGTGAAAGCCGTCGCTGTACAGGAGGGGAGTTTCGACCCAGAGCCGGCTGACTTCGACTCGCTGTTCGAACTCGCGAACACCCGAACCGCGCCGCTGATGGCCGAGACGGAGATGCTGCAGGATTACGGCACCAGCGGGCTGGTCAACCCCATCAACGAGATGGGGAAGCTCGGGACACGGAATCTCCAGACCGAACAGTCAGGGGAGGTGGAGGCAGAACAGGTCTCGGGTGAGCGATTGGCCGAGGAGTTCGTCACCGAGCACACCACCTGTACGGCCTGCCCAGTCGCCTGCGGGAAGCACGTGGCGTTCGAGGAGGATGGTGAGGAAGTCGAGGACGCGAAAATCCCGGAGTTTGAGAGCCTCTATGCCACCGCGACGATGCAGGAAGTGTACGACGTAAAGCGGGTGATGAAGGCCAACGACCTCTGTGACCGCCTCGGGCTAGATACCATCTCCTACGGCGTCACCGTCGCGTTCGCCCGCGAGTGTCAGGAGAAGGGCCTGCTGTCCCTGGAGGACTCGCCGCACCTCGAGTTCGGTGACGAGGACGGCCTCGTGGAGTTGGTGAAAGACGTGGCTCACAGAGACGGATTCGGCGACGAACTCGCCGGGGGCTCGTTCCGACTGGCCGAGTCGCTCGCTGCAGATATCGAGGCTGGCGAGCGCGATGCCGAACAGGACCCGGACGCGTTCCTCTACGGCGCGAAGGGCTTGGAGTTCGCGGCCCACTCTGCCCGCGGGCTGAAGGGCATGAGTATCGGCTACGCCACAGGGACTCGCGGTGGCTCCCACCACGACACCCGACCCACCCTGCAGTACGACGGGGAGCACGAGGAGATCACCGAAGGAACGGCGGAGTTCGCCGCCCGCAGCCAGCACTTCACTGCCCTCGGGGACTCACTCACCCAGTGTCGCTTCGTACAGGAGGGCGGCTGGGGGAAGCGTATCAACGACCGGTACCGGGACGCCATCAACGCCGCGACGGGCTGGGACCTGACGACGGAGGACGTCGAGGAGGTCGGTGAGCGGGTCTACACGCTCGAACGGCGCATCAACGTCGACCGCGGAATCGCGTCCCGCGAAACCGACACCCTCCCGCGCCGTGTCATGGAGGAGCCCATTCCGGACGGCCCCGCAGAAGGGATGTACTGTCCGCCCGAGGAGTTGGAGGCGATGCTCGAGGAGTACTACGCCTTCCGCGGCTGGAACGAGGACGGCAGCGTTTCGGCGGCGACGATGGAGCGGCTGGGGCTGGCGGAGTAA